A window of Paenibacillus sp. 19GGS1-52 contains these coding sequences:
- a CDS encoding DUF1963 domain-containing protein: MSERLPCQTLGCKASILPATALKTGGICMPCHQKKLALEEKAYIEQNRKDVDLYAGVNDPVEILKIMHKPRKYNPLEHEITYQKTAQELYHQLNESDRERLETYAIALMEEDDFGQAETILLSLACFSSARIERGLEVFFRKGKYYPGILYKEASQDIRDKLIHQLEYNSANRNHLLLALAWIGDEEVVRQFETWRQHPPQWASELNTSPESYSHEAGWELDTGGRKKLLYYPESYPLKVCAEGESGMNRAHSAVVVLQSSEYSCPWCGSKLTVLFDYNLQHPLIQYMKLSGQRLRIAACMHCNCYGTVFMKVDLDGGYSWSEYNVVPDFLPENKDIEELSWRAMQLSEQQMGTYEHAFWTLEAPATQIGGHPAWIQDAEYPVCPCCSVTMKFIAQIDMEQVEFSEGIYYIYLCEACLIVAVNYQQT, from the coding sequence ATGAGCGAGCGTCTGCCCTGCCAAACCTTAGGCTGCAAGGCAAGTATTCTTCCTGCCACTGCTTTAAAAACGGGTGGAATCTGCATGCCATGTCATCAGAAGAAACTTGCGCTGGAGGAGAAGGCATATATTGAACAAAATCGGAAAGATGTTGATCTGTATGCGGGTGTAAATGATCCAGTTGAAATTCTTAAGATCATGCATAAACCGCGGAAATACAACCCGCTCGAACACGAAATAACCTACCAGAAAACCGCGCAAGAGTTGTATCATCAGTTGAATGAAAGTGATCGGGAGCGATTGGAGACCTACGCGATTGCATTGATGGAAGAAGATGATTTTGGCCAAGCTGAAACCATTCTACTGTCGCTTGCTTGTTTTTCAAGTGCACGCATCGAGCGGGGGCTGGAGGTTTTTTTTCGTAAAGGGAAGTATTATCCCGGTATTCTCTATAAGGAAGCGAGTCAGGATATCCGCGATAAGCTCATTCATCAGTTGGAGTATAATTCAGCAAACCGTAATCACTTGCTGCTTGCATTGGCCTGGATTGGCGATGAAGAGGTTGTTCGACAGTTCGAGACATGGCGACAGCATCCGCCTCAATGGGCATCGGAGTTAAATACGTCTCCGGAATCCTATTCCCACGAAGCAGGATGGGAGTTAGATACGGGCGGAAGGAAGAAGCTGCTTTATTACCCAGAGAGTTATCCTCTTAAAGTATGCGCAGAAGGGGAAAGTGGAATGAATCGGGCTCATTCAGCGGTAGTTGTACTGCAGTCGAGTGAGTATTCCTGCCCTTGGTGCGGTAGCAAATTGACAGTGCTGTTTGATTACAATTTGCAGCATCCGCTGATTCAATATATGAAGCTTTCCGGCCAACGGTTAAGGATTGCAGCTTGCATGCACTGTAATTGTTATGGCACGGTGTTTATGAAAGTGGATCTGGATGGCGGGTACTCGTGGAGTGAATATAATGTCGTTCCCGATTTTTTGCCTGAAAATAAGGACATAGAAGAATTATCATGGCGTGCCATGCAACTATCGGAACAGCAGATGGGTACCTATGAACATGCGTTTTGGACGCTTGAGGCGCCTGCGACGCAGATTGGGGGACATCCGGCCTGGATTCAGGATGCGGAATATCCTGTCTGCCCCTGCTGTTCAGTGACAATGAAGTTTATCGCACAAATAGACATGGAGCAGGTTGAGTTCAGCGAGGGGATTTATTATATATATCTGTGCGAGGCTTGCCTGATCGTAGCTGTGAATTACCAGCAGACGTAA
- a CDS encoding phosphodiester glycosidase family protein, with protein MPKKYSTKRKIVIVVALCCLLIGGILYQLADRYLIEHVEVVVAADTVSSAAKTINDSSASSSNSSEVVSDDWNYSSDDTTISIKKVITGSGSDQITYYVADVQVSDASLIQSAFADNSFGRNITEDTSDIAADHKAVFAINGDYYGFRSDGVIIRNGILYRNEPAREAVALYADGTMAAYDEEEVSAETLLANGVLQTLSFGPALIQNGKLVQDLDNVKIDTNFGNRSISSSNPRTGIGMISPNHYVFVVVDGRSDESRGMTLDEFAQVFDDLGATEAYNLDGGGSSTMYFMGRVVNNPQGKQEERGVSDILYLGEG; from the coding sequence ATGCCAAAAAAATACTCAACCAAACGAAAAATAGTTATCGTCGTGGCGCTCTGCTGTTTACTCATCGGCGGCATCTTATATCAACTCGCCGATCGTTATTTGATCGAACATGTCGAAGTCGTTGTAGCCGCCGATACCGTGTCCAGCGCTGCGAAAACAATTAACGATTCGAGCGCATCGAGCTCTAACTCATCCGAAGTCGTATCTGACGATTGGAACTACAGCAGTGATGACACGACCATCTCCATTAAAAAAGTCATCACCGGCTCTGGCAGCGATCAAATCACGTACTATGTCGCTGATGTGCAGGTTTCGGACGCCTCGCTTATCCAATCGGCTTTCGCCGATAATTCTTTTGGTCGCAACATCACCGAAGATACTTCGGACATCGCCGCCGACCATAAAGCCGTCTTCGCAATCAATGGAGACTACTATGGTTTCCGAAGCGACGGAGTCATTATTCGCAACGGTATCTTGTACCGCAATGAACCAGCCCGGGAGGCAGTAGCCCTCTATGCAGATGGCACTATGGCCGCCTACGACGAAGAAGAGGTGTCCGCCGAGACCCTGTTAGCGAACGGAGTCCTCCAGACGCTGTCATTCGGCCCGGCACTCATCCAGAACGGTAAGCTCGTTCAGGATCTGGACAATGTCAAAATCGACACAAATTTCGGCAATCGCTCTATCTCTAGCTCTAACCCGCGTACAGGCATCGGTATGATCTCGCCCAACCACTACGTGTTCGTCGTCGTCGATGGCAGATCAGACGAAAGCCGTGGCATGACGCTCGATGAGTTTGCTCAGGTGTTCGATGATCTCGGTGCCACGGAGGCGTATAACCTAGACGGCGGCGGTTCGTCCACGATGTATTTTATGGGCCGTGTTGTGAATAATCCGCAAGGCAAACAAGAGGAACGTGGCGTAAGCGACATCCTCTATCTCGGGGAGGGATAA
- a CDS encoding sensor histidine kinase, with the protein MKEKKDGLIFINELFASRLPVLIWVSVVYVSTILVQFLQNPLLLSSLVFTVLFTVHVLLHWNSYQITSKQSWFYFILQGVLIYLCAILMPNGYQAVLIGLLPVLIAQCLGFSYQMKKVVFVALMSIVIFFDAALTLGDTDELILLLPIFTLMLIIVLAYALLFYQQVNERLRIQNYWRDLQEAHQKVEELTLSNERQRMARDLHDTLAQGVAGLIMQLEAADAHMAQGHTERTQEIIKLSMKQARRTLAEARLAIDNLRVKSASEIDFREAVENEVQHFTDATGIVVSTHFKLNKRLSRKLMEHSLHMVKECLTNIARHAQAEKVWLTLSDQNSQLFMEIKDNGVGFNPNAIGKEAGHYGLLGLQERVRLIGGKIKVHSNSAGTRITIEASFVEGDSI; encoded by the coding sequence GTGAAAGAAAAAAAAGATGGGTTAATATTCATTAATGAATTGTTCGCATCCAGACTGCCGGTATTGATCTGGGTGTCGGTAGTTTATGTATCGACTATACTTGTGCAGTTCTTACAGAATCCTTTACTTTTATCCAGTTTAGTATTTACGGTGCTGTTCACGGTTCATGTCTTATTGCACTGGAACTCCTACCAAATTACCAGTAAACAATCATGGTTTTACTTTATTCTGCAGGGAGTCTTAATTTATTTGTGCGCGATCCTCATGCCAAACGGTTACCAAGCCGTTCTAATTGGACTGCTTCCGGTCTTGATTGCACAATGCCTGGGGTTTTCATATCAAATGAAAAAAGTCGTTTTCGTAGCCCTGATGAGTATTGTTATATTTTTTGATGCTGCTCTTACCTTAGGCGATACGGATGAGCTCATTCTCTTACTCCCTATATTTACGTTGATGTTGATTATCGTCTTAGCTTATGCTCTATTGTTCTATCAGCAGGTTAACGAACGCCTCAGGATTCAGAATTATTGGCGTGATCTTCAGGAGGCTCACCAGAAGGTGGAGGAGTTGACACTCTCCAATGAACGTCAGCGTATGGCTCGCGATCTGCATGACACTCTGGCACAAGGTGTAGCTGGATTAATTATGCAGCTCGAAGCTGCGGATGCGCACATGGCCCAAGGCCATACGGAGCGGACCCAGGAAATCATCAAGCTGTCTATGAAACAGGCGCGCAGGACTCTGGCAGAAGCACGCCTTGCTATCGATAATCTTCGGGTGAAATCGGCATCAGAAATTGATTTCAGGGAAGCTGTTGAAAATGAAGTGCAGCATTTTACAGACGCTACTGGTATAGTCGTATCTACACACTTCAAACTCAATAAACGCTTGTCCAGGAAGTTAATGGAACACAGTCTGCATATGGTTAAGGAGTGTCTCACCAATATTGCCCGGCATGCCCAGGCTGAAAAGGTGTGGCTTACCTTGTCCGACCAAAATAGTCAGTTATTTATGGAGATCAAAGACAATGGGGTGGGGTTTAACCCGAACGCCATTGGTAAGGAAGCCGGACATTATGGTCTGTTGGGTCTCCAGGAACGAGTACGGCTGATAGGCGGGAAAATAAAGGTGCATAGCAACTCGGCAGGCACGAGAATTACAATTGAGGCATCATTCGTCGAGGGAGACTCTATATGA
- a CDS encoding TetR/AcrR family transcriptional regulator C-terminal domain-containing protein — protein MNNTTPHTDPRILRTRQLIKDAVIELLQEMDIEKISVNRLAERATINRVTFYLHYRDIPDMLEKMADEMVQDIRQVMNRNPLNLNSTDEEYWKMLVKMLEHIQDHAKFYKVILTSKQSTVFRDRLLSVITEMISARLERGESDSNISTENIQKDITIWYGSSALIGTIIAWLRKDMPYTPLFLARQIALLRSQYKNENENA, from the coding sequence ATGAATAATACGACACCTCACACGGATCCTCGGATACTACGCACGCGTCAATTGATTAAAGATGCCGTTATTGAATTGCTTCAGGAAATGGATATCGAGAAAATTTCAGTAAACCGACTGGCGGAACGCGCCACCATCAACCGTGTAACTTTTTATCTGCATTATCGAGATATTCCCGATATGCTGGAAAAGATGGCGGATGAGATGGTTCAGGACATACGACAGGTAATGAATAGAAATCCGCTAAATCTAAATTCAACAGATGAAGAATATTGGAAAATGCTAGTTAAAATGCTAGAACATATTCAGGACCATGCGAAATTTTACAAGGTTATTCTCACATCGAAACAAAGTACAGTCTTTAGGGATCGTCTGCTAAGTGTGATTACGGAAATGATTTCTGCACGGCTGGAGAGAGGGGAAAGCGACTCTAACATTTCAACAGAAAATATACAAAAGGACATTACCATATGGTACGGCTCCTCAGCCTTGATTGGTACGATTATTGCCTGGCTTCGTAAGGACATGCCGTATACACCGCTTTTTCTTGCCCGGCAAATTGCGTTGCTTCGATCTCAATATAAAAATGAAAATGAAAATGCGTAA
- a CDS encoding metallophosphoesterase: MKPQRTLKPRTLNPLLKAQVIHFAVVGDSHVGYGNSSSIFKNLLPKVVSSKNKRFIIFGGDNAQAGADHGNHADAYYKDFKDTVTKTLGSIPYKASIGNWEASTRPLFTQYLGPVTGQMNFPGTQGRVKYVWLDCALGEFSPSSIKLLGNLDDQHYYIIDFHWPLKVAGITVDSSHVLDQTETTKFFKAIPPKVRDRVLAIFTHHGHKFYRKLTNIYPGYAKTKFFVCGCSGDYKCTPSGRGYYDATLTINGSQFSILVNQVKVI, from the coding sequence ATGAAACCACAACGCACATTGAAACCACGCACATTGAATCCACTGCTAAAGGCTCAGGTTATTCACTTCGCAGTTGTAGGCGATAGCCATGTGGGATATGGGAATAGTTCGAGCATTTTTAAGAATCTATTGCCAAAAGTAGTGAGTAGCAAGAATAAAAGGTTTATTATTTTTGGGGGTGATAATGCACAGGCGGGAGCTGATCATGGAAATCATGCCGATGCGTACTACAAAGACTTCAAAGATACGGTTACAAAAACTTTAGGAAGCATACCTTATAAAGCATCGATAGGAAATTGGGAAGCATCCACTCGACCTTTATTCACCCAATATTTAGGGCCTGTTACTGGCCAAATGAATTTCCCGGGAACACAGGGTAGGGTGAAGTATGTTTGGTTAGATTGTGCACTTGGGGAGTTTAGTCCAAGCAGTATAAAATTGTTGGGAAATTTAGATGATCAACATTATTATATTATTGATTTTCATTGGCCCTTGAAGGTAGCTGGGATAACGGTAGATTCCAGCCACGTTCTAGATCAAACGGAAACCACTAAGTTCTTCAAGGCTATTCCTCCAAAAGTCAGAGATAGAGTTTTGGCTATTTTTACTCATCATGGACATAAATTTTATCGAAAACTCACTAATATTTATCCAGGTTATGCAAAGACAAAGTTTTTTGTATGCGGATGTTCAGGGGATTATAAATGCACCCCAAGCGGTCGTGGTTATTACGATGCAACCTTGACAATCAATGGTAGTCAATTCAGTATCCTGGTAAATCAAGTGAAAGTAATATAA
- a CDS encoding response regulator transcription factor, translated as MKRYKILIADDHFVVREGLKLIMETNEQFQIVGEAGNGQEAIDLIDEVSPDVILMDLNMPVMSGLEAMKILKSKNCPIPVIILTTYNEDDLMIEGLSLGAKGYLLKDTNREDLFRNIESAVRGETLLQADMLEKVFAAREQQKAPTATRAEVSLLTEKELFILQSVARGFRSKEIAFDMGISERTVKAHLTNIYNKLGVDSRSQAVAVALERGILHM; from the coding sequence ATGAAACGGTATAAAATTCTGATCGCAGACGATCACTTTGTTGTCCGGGAAGGCTTAAAGCTAATCATGGAAACTAACGAGCAGTTTCAAATTGTTGGGGAAGCGGGGAACGGGCAGGAGGCCATAGATCTTATCGATGAAGTAAGCCCTGATGTAATCTTAATGGACTTAAATATGCCGGTTATGAGCGGACTAGAAGCCATGAAGATTTTGAAAAGCAAAAACTGCCCCATCCCAGTCATCATTTTGACGACCTACAACGAAGACGATTTAATGATTGAAGGGCTGTCTCTAGGAGCTAAGGGCTACTTGTTGAAGGATACCAACCGGGAGGATTTGTTCCGGAACATCGAATCGGCAGTGAGAGGAGAGACTCTGCTTCAGGCGGATATGCTGGAGAAGGTGTTTGCCGCCCGAGAGCAGCAGAAGGCACCTACTGCTACAAGAGCAGAAGTATCCCTCTTGACCGAAAAGGAACTTTTTATCCTGCAGTCCGTTGCACGAGGTTTCCGAAGTAAAGAAATCGCCTTTGATATGGGAATCTCCGAACGTACGGTAAAAGCTCATTTAACGAATATTTACAACAAACTAGGAGTTGACTCGAGATCGCAGGCAGTGGCTGTTGCCTTAGAACGAGGCATTTTACATATGTAA
- a CDS encoding bifunctional glycosyltransferase family 2/GtrA family protein, translating to MTVLIPSYEPDHRLIELIKSLRAMTEAPIIVVDDGSGERFRNIFDSVKAAGCTVLTHVVNRGKGRALKTGFQYIIDNDPTTAVVCADSDGQHSPKDIVAVGHASESTEAKMVLGSRLFTGKVPLRSRLGNRLTSKVYDSATGIYIGDTQTGLRGYPRSMLNWLCQVPGERFEYEMNLLLEAPSQGYGIQEMPIDTIYLNDNHSSHFRPIADSLKIYMPILKFSASSVISGILDFVLLLLLQSATSNLLLSVIGARAGSSAANYAMNRRLVFASQKKTSFRKSMTRYYSLAVFILGLNYACLSLLHTLLGVPLIPAKLATECLLFLFSYWAQRRFVY from the coding sequence ATGACCGTATTAATACCATCCTATGAACCTGATCATCGCTTGATTGAGCTTATCAAGAGCCTTCGGGCCATGACTGAAGCACCGATCATCGTTGTGGACGACGGAAGCGGAGAACGGTTTCGCAACATCTTCGATTCTGTCAAAGCCGCCGGCTGCACCGTACTGACCCATGTCGTCAACCGAGGCAAGGGAAGGGCACTTAAGACCGGATTTCAATATATTATAGACAACGACCCCACAACCGCTGTCGTCTGTGCGGATAGCGATGGACAACATTCGCCTAAGGACATCGTCGCTGTCGGTCATGCAAGCGAATCCACCGAAGCCAAGATGGTGCTTGGCAGCCGCTTGTTCACCGGCAAGGTGCCGCTGCGCAGCCGCTTAGGCAACCGACTCACCAGCAAAGTGTACGATTCGGCAACTGGCATCTACATCGGAGATACGCAAACTGGCCTTCGCGGGTATCCGAGAAGCATGCTCAACTGGCTTTGCCAAGTTCCTGGGGAACGATTCGAATACGAGATGAACCTCCTGCTAGAGGCTCCCTCTCAAGGCTATGGCATTCAGGAGATGCCCATCGATACGATTTATTTGAACGATAATCATTCCTCCCATTTTCGTCCCATTGCCGATTCCTTAAAGATATATATGCCCATTTTAAAATTCAGCGCCTCTTCCGTCATCTCAGGTATTCTTGATTTTGTTCTTCTCTTGCTGCTTCAGTCCGCGACCTCGAATCTTTTATTATCAGTCATCGGTGCCAGAGCCGGGAGCTCAGCCGCAAATTATGCCATGAATCGGCGACTTGTCTTCGCCAGTCAGAAAAAGACGTCGTTTCGAAAGTCCATGACCCGCTATTATTCACTTGCAGTCTTCATTCTAGGTCTGAATTATGCATGTTTGTCGCTACTGCACACCTTGCTGGGTGTTCCCCTGATTCCAGCAAAGCTCGCTACCGAATGTCTTTTATTTCTATTTAGTTATTGGGCTCAGCGGAGGTTTGTCTATTAG
- a CDS encoding ATP-dependent DNA helicase — MSLDIAEAYIHGRNAMIEAGVGIGKSFAYLIPSLIINQISQRPVIIATSSIQLSEQIHKDLRFIGSRLGFTTVRTVVGKGMGQYACRYRAAELLKPEDSSSALSTLVERILNYEIDERADIKGGISDAVWSNVCVNDCKFEQCHYKSTCTFYEMRAKMNANASDMDFIIVNQDLLIRDLIKKKEGTKGLITELPSLIVIDEAHNLEAKVRDARTLEFTSRGTCRILDDALQILFKQSADKDLIPQFKLLKRCIGHIFKQVEADLLYTAKQDNDRIKVSEITGVPLTRGALYLKEFSLSLSVLTSRREREIDNSFEAINGLIVLFDVLAGVEDSYLIWASTTQGESTVSICPKGISQFLKYTLFNGKTSVILTSATLCQGGETLEEQYAYLTHSLGYRGDYMERQASPFDYDNHTMLYIAKDIPYYNHKNREAYLEAAYKEMLRLCNLTDGRTLVLFSAKEDMKYVHAKLNSEKLAWALHVQREGSSQDGVIAEFRGSKGVLLSTGVFWEGVNIEGSDLSQLIIFRLPFPVPTDPVYEYKASLAENPLKEVFVPDMLLRLRQGTGRLIRSETDLGVLSILDSRLSAAARKDYRDKVLEALPFKKVTENFRVLEKFVHEKGIKGRGK, encoded by the coding sequence ATGTCTCTGGATATCGCTGAGGCTTATATCCATGGCCGTAACGCGATGATTGAAGCTGGAGTTGGCATCGGCAAGTCCTTTGCCTACCTCATTCCCAGCCTAATTATTAACCAGATCTCACAGCGGCCGGTCATTATTGCAACATCCTCCATCCAACTTTCAGAACAGATACATAAAGATCTGAGATTCATCGGAAGCCGGCTCGGATTTACAACCGTTCGCACCGTAGTCGGAAAAGGCATGGGGCAGTATGCTTGCCGGTATAGGGCAGCCGAACTGCTCAAGCCTGAGGATTCAAGCTCCGCTCTGTCCACGCTTGTCGAGCGTATTTTGAATTACGAGATTGATGAAAGAGCCGATATTAAGGGCGGAATTAGTGATGCTGTGTGGTCCAATGTTTGTGTGAATGATTGTAAATTCGAGCAATGCCACTATAAAAGCACATGTACGTTCTACGAGATGAGAGCGAAAATGAATGCCAACGCCAGTGACATGGACTTCATCATCGTAAACCAGGACCTGCTCATCCGTGATCTGATTAAGAAAAAAGAAGGAACAAAAGGGTTAATTACGGAATTGCCGTCTCTGATCGTAATTGATGAAGCGCATAATCTGGAAGCAAAGGTTAGAGATGCAAGAACGCTCGAATTCACTTCCCGGGGAACCTGCCGTATTCTGGATGACGCCTTACAGATTCTCTTCAAGCAATCCGCAGATAAGGATCTTATTCCGCAATTCAAATTATTAAAAAGATGCATCGGCCATATTTTCAAACAGGTAGAGGCGGATTTGCTGTATACAGCCAAGCAGGACAATGACCGGATAAAAGTATCGGAGATCACAGGAGTTCCGTTAACACGGGGAGCGTTGTACTTGAAAGAGTTCAGTCTCAGCCTCTCCGTCTTAACTTCCCGGCGTGAGCGGGAGATCGACAATTCTTTTGAAGCGATAAACGGACTAATAGTCCTCTTTGATGTGCTTGCCGGAGTGGAGGACAGCTATCTGATCTGGGCAAGCACTACCCAGGGGGAGAGCACCGTTAGTATCTGTCCCAAAGGCATAAGTCAGTTTCTGAAATACACCTTATTTAACGGAAAGACATCTGTTATCTTAACGTCAGCAACCCTATGCCAAGGCGGAGAAACACTGGAGGAACAATACGCTTATCTGACGCACTCCCTTGGTTACAGGGGAGATTATATGGAACGTCAGGCTTCACCGTTTGATTATGACAACCACACCATGCTGTATATTGCCAAGGACATCCCCTACTATAACCATAAGAACCGGGAAGCTTATCTTGAAGCGGCCTACAAGGAAATGCTGAGGCTATGCAATTTAACAGACGGGCGGACACTGGTCCTATTCTCAGCTAAGGAGGATATGAAGTATGTTCATGCGAAGTTAAACTCCGAGAAGCTTGCATGGGCGCTGCATGTTCAAAGAGAAGGCTCGTCCCAAGACGGGGTGATCGCTGAATTCCGGGGCAGTAAAGGCGTCCTTCTGAGTACGGGTGTATTCTGGGAAGGTGTGAATATCGAAGGTTCCGATTTGTCGCAATTAATCATTTTCCGTCTGCCTTTCCCTGTCCCTACCGATCCTGTCTATGAATATAAGGCATCTTTGGCAGAGAATCCCTTGAAAGAGGTTTTTGTACCGGACATGCTGCTTCGGTTAAGACAAGGAACCGGGCGTCTGATCCGCAGTGAAACGGACCTTGGTGTACTCAGCATACTCGATTCCCGTCTGTCCGCTGCAGCCCGCAAGGATTACCGGGATAAGGTACTGGAAGCTTTACCCTTTAAAAAGGTTACCGAGAATTTCAGGGTGCTGGAGAAGTTTGTACATGAAAAAGGGATAAAAGGTAGGGGCAAGTAG
- a CDS encoding response regulator: MKVVIIDDEKAMHVIMDRMLAKVNEIEIVGSFQETTAAFSYLLNHDVDLLFLDIGMPRENGLEFAERLRASGRQMRIVFVTSYKEYASDAFDVHAYDYIVKPVIQERLHKTIQRALAEQRY; the protein is encoded by the coding sequence TTGAAGGTCGTTATTATTGATGACGAGAAGGCTATGCACGTAATCATGGACCGAATGCTCGCTAAGGTAAATGAGATCGAAATCGTCGGAAGCTTCCAGGAGACCACGGCTGCTTTTTCGTATTTGCTGAATCATGATGTGGATTTGCTATTTTTGGACATTGGTATGCCCAGAGAGAATGGCCTTGAGTTTGCTGAACGATTAAGAGCAAGCGGAAGGCAAATGAGGATTGTATTTGTGACATCCTATAAAGAATATGCGTCGGATGCATTTGATGTACATGCCTATGACTACATCGTAAAGCCTGTTATACAAGAAAGACTCCATAAAACAATTCAAAGAGCACTTGCGGAACAGCGGTACTAA
- a CDS encoding DNA alkylation repair protein produces MNVEMVMQELEALGKERTKKIYSSNGAQEPLFGVATGAMKPIFKKTKINQPLAEQLYATGNYDAMYFAGIIADPNAMTEADYERWMDAAYFFMLSDYVVAVTLAEADIAQEVADKWIASGEELRMSAGWSCYCWLLGSRPDEEFAESKIAGMLEIVKNTISFAPERTKYAMNNFLYTVAVSYRPLHDKACETARTLGPVEINEDKGKSKFLHAYENIQKAVDKGRVGFKRKHVRC; encoded by the coding sequence ATGAATGTAGAGATGGTTATGCAGGAGCTTGAAGCACTCGGCAAGGAACGAACCAAGAAAATATACAGCTCAAATGGCGCGCAGGAACCGCTTTTTGGCGTGGCTACTGGCGCAATGAAGCCTATCTTCAAGAAAACCAAAATAAATCAGCCACTGGCTGAGCAGCTTTACGCGACAGGGAACTACGACGCTATGTATTTCGCCGGCATCATTGCCGACCCCAATGCCATGACGGAAGCGGATTATGAAAGATGGATGGATGCGGCTTATTTTTTTATGCTGTCCGATTATGTAGTTGCAGTAACCTTGGCAGAAGCGGATATTGCCCAAGAAGTTGCCGATAAATGGATCGCAAGCGGTGAAGAGCTGAGGATGTCAGCGGGTTGGAGTTGTTACTGCTGGCTGCTTGGCAGCCGGCCAGATGAAGAATTTGCTGAAAGTAAAATTGCCGGTATGCTTGAGATCGTAAAAAATACGATTTCATTTGCTCCAGAACGGACCAAATACGCAATGAACAACTTTTTATACACAGTTGCGGTATCCTATCGGCCTCTTCATGATAAGGCGTGTGAGACCGCAAGGACGCTAGGCCCGGTAGAAATCAATGAGGATAAGGGGAAAAGCAAATTTCTTCATGCTTATGAAAATATTCAAAAGGCAGTCGACAAAGGGCGGGTTGGTTTTAAACGCAAGCATGTAAGATGTTGA
- a CDS encoding site-2 protease family protein, producing the protein MFSIINMLVFYIIVVPISVFLHEMGHAFAALCLTKKVVLVYMGSDKQSKREILSLGRLKIHLTWGLFGSMSTKDDGEILLRNQIIGISLGGPLVSLFLAVAMLVVYLSFQLRPFFGNLVFAAAVFNFINLCVTLVPTVYSAGPYAGRSSDGYRILEALGKR; encoded by the coding sequence GTGTTTTCCATTATAAATATGCTTGTTTTCTATATAATTGTGGTGCCTATATCTGTGTTTCTTCATGAGATGGGCCATGCCTTCGCTGCCTTATGTTTAACCAAGAAGGTTGTGCTTGTTTATATGGGTTCTGATAAACAAAGCAAAAGAGAAATATTGAGCCTAGGACGCTTGAAAATTCACTTAACATGGGGATTGTTCGGTAGTATGTCTACTAAAGATGATGGAGAAATTCTTTTAAGAAATCAAATTATTGGCATCTCACTGGGAGGACCACTCGTTTCACTTTTCTTGGCTGTTGCAATGCTAGTTGTGTATCTCTCTTTTCAATTGAGACCATTCTTCGGAAATTTAGTTTTTGCAGCCGCTGTGTTCAACTTCATCAACCTTTGCGTAACATTAGTTCCGACGGTATATTCAGCAGGTCCTTATGCTGGTCGCTCATCTGATGGGTATCGAATTCTTGAGGCTTTGGGAAAAAGATAG